In the genome of Raphanus sativus cultivar WK10039 chromosome 4, ASM80110v3, whole genome shotgun sequence, one region contains:
- the LOC108850759 gene encoding uncharacterized protein LOC108850759 — MRKMKHLSSIANDVVLTCSQELGLTIDEMVEEFEHQWKPGTEGTYSKKFVEFCNSKVASRVCDQNIPEKIKDGSFTRLTFDMMLAWQQPDANDNESSHQEAVGKESEDKRVQATLSPEQDDISLFYSDIMPLLADHEPSVGEDAFVYLASIVPLHVDVINGRYTFETLTAPTGHQLHFPAYDMFVKEILKCMKHLQKQATPKGVDLADDEIILHVEGTMASQRVVRHIKETSWPGRLTLTNYGLYFEAAGIINYEDAIKIDLTKDGASSAKPTSTGPWGAPLFDKAIVYESPDFEDGIVLEFPEMTSSTRRDHWLMLVKEITLMHQFLKKYNVQAASQAWEVHSRTILGIIRLHAAREMLRISPPDPKKFLIFSLFEEVPKGDFVLEELAEISQKVGATKNPCSASSILRNMNRDQLGNILKEEGEAKCKEIVKETDHKEEMLASLESAVNQTREEGREIEKAKATTTELEEEGITESVAVLMELMRPLQDALPWFQEVLYWERPSRTLFVLATTILIVYNEWVGKGIAACLIWLVVRMAQNRQKMVQTKKEDAVTVSTESDQTVTESIVSAQYGLIRLHQLMQNVNITIMKLRSIYTSKATKHANMVMASMLALASFFAVVPFKLVIIFGIIYCFVMTSGIGKRMSNDQSNRRMKEWWDSIPIVPVRVLDSSSK, encoded by the exons ATGAGGAAGATGAAGCACTTGTCCTCCATTGCTAACGACGTCGTTCTTACATGCtcaca GGAACTAGGGTTAACCATTGATGAAATGGTGGAAGAGTTTGAGCATCAATGGAAGCCTGGAACAGAAGGTACTTACTCCAAGAAGTTTGTAGAATTTTGCAACTCAAAGGTGGCGAGTCGTGTTTGTGATCAAAACATACCTGAGAAAATAAAAGATGGTTCTTTTACACGTCTCACCTTCGATATGATGCTGGCCTGGCAACAACCTGATGCTAATGACAATGAGTCGTCTCATCAG GAAGCTGTAGGTAAGGAAAGTGAAGACAAGAGGGTTCAAGCAACCTTATCACCGGAGCAAGACGACATCTCTCTTTTCTATTCAGACATCATGCCGCTTCTT GCTGATCATGAACCAAGTGTGGGTGAAGATGCATTTGTGTATTTGGCCTCAATCGTTCCTCTCCATGTGGATGTCATAAATGGAAGATACACATTTGAGACTCTAACCGCTCCTACCGGCCACCAACTTCATTTCCCAGCTTACGATATGTTTGTCAAAGAAATACTCAA gTGTATGAAGCATTTGCAAAAGCAAGCAACGCCTAAAGGGGTCGACTTGGCGGATGATGAAATTATACTGCATGTTGAAGGAACAATGGCTTCACAGAGAGTGGTTCGCCACATTAAAGAAACGAGCTGGCctg GTAGGCTCACTTTGACAAACTATGGACTATACTTTGAAGCCGCGGGAATTATAAACTATGAAGATGCAATTAAGATAGATCTTACTAAAGACGGTGCCAGTTCCGCAAAGCCTACTTCCACTGGTCCATGGGGTGCCCCTCTTTTCGACAAGGCCATTGTCTACGAGTCTCCCGATTT TGAGGATGGAATTGTCTTAGAGTTTCCTGAGATGACAAGCTCAACAAGAAGAGATCATTGGCTTATGCTTGTAAAGGAGATAACATTAATGCACCAGTTCTTGAAGAAATACAATGTTCAAGCTGCCTCACAGGCTTGGGAAGTCCATTCGAGAACAATATTGGGAATCATACGGTTGCATGCAGCCCGTGAAATGCTGAGAATTTCTCCCCCGGAtccaaaaaagtttttaatattcAGTTTATTTGAGGAAGTTCCCAAGGGAGACTTTGTACTAGAAGAGCTCGCTGAGATTAGTCAAAAGGTGGGTGCTACCAAAAACCCGTGTAGTGCTAGCTCCATATTGAGGAATATGAACAGGGATCAGCTTGGTAACATATTaaaagaagagggagaagcTAAGTGCAAGGAGATAGTTAAAGAAACTGATCATAAAGAAGAAATGCTTGCTTCTCTTGAAAGTGCAGTAAATCAAACGAGAGAAGAGGGAAGGGAGATTGAGAAGGCTAAAGCTACAACAACGGAACTCGAAGAAGAAGGGATTACTGAAAGTGTGGCAGTTCTCATG GAGTTGATGAGGCCATTACAAGACGCATTGCCATGGTTCCAGGAAGTGCTTTACTGGGAAAGGCCTTCTCGTACGCTTTTTGTTCTAGCCACAACTATTTTAATCGTCTACAA TGAGTGGGTTGGCAAGGGGATAGCAGCTTGCTTAATATGGTTGGTGGTTAGAATGGCTCAGAATAGACAAAAGATGGTACAGACAAAAAAGGAGGATGCGGTAACAGTGAGCACCGAATCTGACCAAACAGTGACTGAAAGCATTGTGTCGGCTCAATATGGCTTGATAAGACTTCACCAGTTGATGCAGAATGTCAACATCACAATCATGAAGCTGCGATCCATATATACATCCAAGGCTACCAAG CATGCAAACATGGTGATGGCGTCGATGTTAGCTTTGGCAAGCTTCTTTGCGGTGGTGCCATTCAAGCTGGTCATCATATTTGGTATCATATACTGCTTTGTAATGACATCAGGTATTGGTAAACGCATGAGCAACGATCAGAGTAACCGTAGAATGAAAGAGTGGTGGGATTCCATACCCATTGTTCCCGTTCGCGTACTTGACTCTTCTTCCAAGTAA